ggAAGattacatgaaaccgggaaatttgaagataaattctgatttttctagaaaatttgaacgaatttaataccaaaaaaacaaaacatcctcattttactcgctgcgccatctggttgtaattcttatggaaggtttgtggttctttccacaaattacaatgttataatcataaaagaatatttgattgcgatgagtttgtaagaaatttaattctgcgcaattttatatataacatgttatttatttacctctttcagtagtgaaaactataaaaatgttgacaatggttgaattaaagaaggaaattcgagagcacaatctaacacaagtagaaaaatgcacgattcctgcatgtgagaactaccttggaaagcccggaagtaaaatatacgtgatttgttttctgagttttaggttacattagcatcattttcttagttcaaaaacaaaatccagatgtctcaccgatcgtttacgttttgcgttagatcgccaatcagGTTTTGCTACTCTGCTCTCCTCACCGGTATGCTGGTGTTTCTGCCAGTGAAACACTTTCTTCGTGTGTGTTACGTGCCGTTTAATGGTTTGGCCAGCTTCGCTATGTAGGACCAAGTTCCCGTTTTTCTCATCCGCTACCGTGTGCCTTGTGGGAGAAAATCGTGACTGTCCTTTACTGCGAAGTTGGCGCTGTACGATTACAGTGTCTCCGGGTTTCACACGGCATTCACGTGCGCCACGACGAGCATCTTCTCTTCGTTTAGCTTCAAGTTCTGCTTTCCGATCTCTATCGTCAAGCAATGCCTCGTCTATGAGTGTTTCTGTGCGGTTAAGTAGAGGCAATCCTCGTCCAATTTTCCGTTTCATCATAATTTCCTCGGGAGGACGCTGTGTTATACTGTGAGCATTTACTGCTTCGCGCAATTCAACTatataattcgtttttttttaaacgattGAAACAGATTCGCATTTTTGCAATGGCGTCATTTCGAAACGTTTGAACCAAGTTTCTCAACATTTCAAAAAATGGTGTCTTTTTGAAACGACTCTAGCAGATTTCCAAGAATGGGCAGATGTGGAGGAAAGTCGCTCACGAGAGTGTGTGTGCGCGAGGacgacccagcaaacattaaatcgtataattttgcacgtgccaagtcttacaagaaatccgaataaatcataatcgcatataatatcaatcaaagtatgtatcgtgtatatttgaaatcgcataaaatgtaaaaactcgattttatataccattatcaaaataagtcgcatatcggtataataaacatcaattttatgatgtacattgtagtaaaatatatttaatccgcatcatatgcgtatattacgctgatgcagtttgtgtgttcgtataagcgtataatttaaatcggttcagtactggagtaaatcgtgttgcatgctgaagaaaatcatgaaacagtaaatcatattagatcctaataaaggacatattacatcatattaaaatgtcaatgaaatgctgatgcactcgaaagttttaaccgctattgaattaaattgcagatagccgtgcgagatagctggtggatgataatccagacgaccggaggtCGAACCCATaacggagcagttttcaccaaacatcaatctgtgccattttaaacataaaattccactcccaacacaagtcaaccaaacaattattatttctacaaacataaatactcaataataaatatataatatataaatatataataaacatttcacgaagtgtgtatatgcgtgaccattatatttagtgaacaactatacgaatgtcaaacatttgtactttacttttgcacgtatgaatctaacgacgaatatatccacgaataatatatgaatccgttcaatccggtgacaaaaggactaaaatcaaataagaatagtccgaaaatgatattaagcatttaataaatattccacgccactgacattaatttatacatttcattgaacaatattttaaaataggaaaaaaaagtcacttgtccaaaaaagttacttctgtacgcgcgtcggtgtctcagaccgaaggtGATGAAAACGTGATatacgtcccctttgtaccaacttatacgatacgctaaacgataacgaacaacgaatgacgaagctagagagaatcgcaatgtcgtattgttgatgttttctgagaaatgaacgaattattgatttcttggtctctcagacctatgcgcgagtataggagtgttaaccgtcatggtgtttcgtcgaaattcatcgGATATGCTAAATCATGTACGTTTGAACCATAAAAATTATTCCCTGGTGGtagaggagactgggaagaattCAGgctctgcaggagtaaaatgcggacttaaagaaggtggtctcagctcccgttctaaaatagtagtattcaaattcagagtgccgaggaaaatataccatactagtggtcaatgattctataaatgtacctcttttgTACTAGTAGCTATAATGACCAaacagaaatattcaaacaaatcagctttttcattcaacattcaaagaacaggtaattttaaacagaaaattttttatgttggtacaataataatgttgtgcatcattctcatggtgtgcttttttttcaatcgtcctcatATGAAatagtaaatttatcaatatactaaaataccacttcattcaaaaacaattattctgcaccatgtttatttcaaaattatatttaatgcaacttttaaaattatgacatcatacttttttattataaatatgtctgttctttttgattacaagaaataaatattcgctcggtcaatcaaatactgaaaaataattattcgaatgaatcaaatatttaaaaatgaccccacaaTTAATCGTCAATTGTCAATAAAcgcaaaatttagacatctctatttgcagtcaaatccctttccacattcctctgtatatttataccgtttcccctcgcgcacttattgacgactcggtcacacctttattccacacatcttgtATAAGCATTAAGGATGCTTATGACAGGCTGGCATCACAAGTGACGTTTTCAATGAGCCCTTAGTAAGCATTAGTAATGCTTATTTAAAGCTGTAACTGAAGCTTTTAAAGAGCCCTATATTTCGCCTTTTTAGCATTATATCCACCCTATGTTGGTTTATAGTGCGTAATAAGCATTTATTCAGTATTCTATATGTGGATACAGTGCTGATTTAAGATCATTTCTTAGTGCTTAGTGGTTACCTGGGTACGTTGAAgacacaatattcagcaaatgaagcaatcacacaaaagttgtataatacataatacattgcttgtgttgtgatatgatttgtattccatttccaatagacaaaatatctgttgcatcaaatcagtctacataatgtttgcgttcgctcatcctttttctcacaacacccatttcgcgtttgagaaattgttgagtaaacatcgtttgccagtgcgcgtagagcgggaatgctttcttaagattcattgcacctctaataaattgccgaaagacgtggtcttacgttgatcgcacttgattgaaaaatcacaaaatcaaatgtatttggttgcagtattatatggatagaaaacataataaactctttcgcttgaatgtaattttcaattccaagggaactggcagattatttttcagcaacgataacatctttccagattctcctcggTACTccaagcccaccagtggttaatgctaacacgataaccacctgttcattgcacttgattgaaaaatcacaaaaccaaatgtatttggttgcagtgttatatggatagaaaacattaaaataaactctttcgcataaatgtatttttcaattccaaggggaactggtagattatttttcagcaacgatgactgTTACGACCCCTCGGTCGGCGCAACTCACCTCACAATTTGAGGTAGCCTTGCAGACAACACGAAAGAAACGTCACCGTGACGCAACGGGCTCTTGGTAGGTTAAACGTCATTTTGAACAGCTACGTGGTAATTTCAGGggttatgggcaccttacacgatcaaactgattgacaataagtgtcttcaatatcgtgacagctaggctttcgacatccgatctaacctcaatcaatattttgccaccttacacggtcaatatcgccctcaacccgagacaacgaaaatatccgcgatggctagtggtgacattcgagtttgggatccaaactattctccatcagattaaaaggctaaattgcaattttcaattggtaaaatttgaatgaaaatatctacttggtattatttaattagttgaagcgcgtagtcctaactctaacttaacctattttctatgaattttctgaTATTCCTacttaaatttattattattatatagcgtcagtttcagatacaatttttgtatgggattttctcaccacttgcagaaaaaaagtgatttgcattcacatagaatactaatttgatttggaaaagttaattttcattcataatttacactttaaaactcgtttttccttctcaaaaacacatcataatactcgcttcacaaatacagactgatcctttcagtttcagggatgccagattattttagattgtgaaaatatatgcaaattatattatctgcaagcaaatgtttttattcgataaataagactatgacagtaaaaccccgattatctgtatctgtatctgtaccccgattatctgtatctgtatctatttttgtattgataaaaaatagtttctatgtttaaaaaCCATCCCAACTAttcacggataatcgggattctactgtaacttgaattaccacctgtgattttcccagatcttctcattctccaaattttatagcggagtgtgaagaaacacacaacttagactaaagtggctgccccgctcgctagcgcaaagaatgaccgagttcaatgttaaaaacattcctaagacgttgttaattttcattcactctctcaccatcacattgtcagttacgcgaaaagtactgtattttgctattttaggtacagtaatttacatttaatgcgacatttttctaattggacagacctgtatgcgacacgtttagttagacatttttgtaaacatcgagttcgggcccaaattatggccccacattgacattcgccgccagacgtcgacgctgtaccactctcatcttcaatgtccaattacaggttaaatcgcctccaatgcgacactgagtggttctccgacatgtcgcattaaatgtaaattactatatcagttttccaaaccaaaagctttcattcatgattcctacaatttcagaagtttataaattttaattgcaatcgcaaaaaagactaacaaacattaaatgtccgcttgcaaatctggcaactcaatctggaagtccgtgaggtaaaacgtcaacatcatgcatccatacgaaatgtcacgatattgatgcccgaaaatcagaaaatccggatttctgcgttgtcggccatgttcagctgtcattatgctctcaaatgtcatcatattgtcaataaatttgaccgtgtaaggtccgctttagacatcaattgaatataggctacccaaaatcaaaaccaatatggcgtcatttgtttaccaacatatcatttgcgaggattgaaatcgttgaaatcacggagatagtaaaaATTTCGGTTTCTCacggaggtgttcacatttaacatgcagtttaaagttagccactattcgattCGTAATTGAcaaaaccaaaatgtcagtgaaccgcagcaatattgggtacactgtcaatatgagggatttgacgttttagtcatacccctgggtAATTTGCGATAGCAGAAAAGAATTGTTCTTACAACGCGAGCACGTGAAGTGGGAAACTACAAGTTCATTATTTAGTCAAGTGAGTTAGCGCTTATTTTCGAATTCCAAGTTTGTTTTCCCCTATCCCAACATTTGACAGATTGAGGTAACATTCGATATAAAAAATTGCAAGTCATATAGCTAAAACTCAGATTTTCCCAGGATAACCTAAAACACGAATTGCACATTTGAGAACTATCGCGGATTGAGTCCATATGTTACCGTCGCGTCACCAACAGAACCTAAAAGAGAAAGTAGAAACCTGAAACGAGAAAAGATATAAAATTAgtataaaaaattcaatatttacaGGAGAAATAATTTAACAGAAGTTTAGCAACAGGCGGATATTAAAGAAGAAATAGAGTAAGAGTACTAAACGTAAGTTCACGGTTATGTCAATGTATGTATTCATTACTTACCATGATTGTATGCCTTTCTAGGAAGATTTCAATACTCGTatcaatacattttaaaactcgGAAACCAGCATACTCATTTTCTTCTTGTTGGGCTATCTCCAACAATGACATCTTTCCGAAATCTTTCctatgctggatggcaaccaaacaaaaatagttccgcgcgtgtatgtgtgtgtggtggctgcttcgatgtctcaagcggaaccgtttgtggcatcactctcctccttaTGGGGTTCCTTCTGGCCTAATGTGCACAAAcagactcttggtgacaccgtccatcagcgctttcatgataaacgaagttagtttcaccacaacagcgacaacatgttccaatcgctgttcaattataactaagtggatttccgagcggcgctcgctcatatatcgattggtgatttcaatagcctgttttgaaagcattttgaaggctattgaaacaagtttttggatgaaaaagtaacaagtatataacgcgtaaacattttgcttttcgaatgaagtgcttatcataccatttcgttcggttgtttaggagctattaacgctcaaaatctcggtctcaggcgtaacgctttcgttttcgaaactttgattttacaccccggtatagaaatgaaagacgtagtcctacgtcaaaagcagaccagttaaaccagccCTTCCTCTCTGGAATGGAAAGCTGGTTccaaataatacacatattccaacgtagcatgacaattgaaaatattcaaaaaactctatgggaaaatttaaaaaattcaattcgcatgtgttctacaattacatattgacgagcgttgttagtccatttgatgtttgcagtAACGAaactgatcttcgttcgaaagtggaaatggattttaatgtgataaaacacactcctatatcgtcttctatctatataaataaaaatggattaccgaatgtgttgataaaagcaaaATTCTAGCAAGGAATTGTCAGattcagggctgtcttcattctatcatattttctgtatcaaatatttattccatgtaacagaaaaacatgttatttgcaagtggatgaaaaatcttgcacgagaattgtgtctgaaaataatctgatattataaagtcaagttttggtagaagtacttaaATTCtatagtaaaaataattttaaagagtagattagaagatcaatcaatgaactgttctgcgattggacccatgaaggtgcgcttagtaagaaaacgtggatgtgataacgtaaaataaaattttgggcgggacgaagtttgccgggtcagctagtaaaaaaaattaaagtataCCGTTGGACGTTTACGTTTACCTGATTTTATCTACGTTGCTTATCTATATAACAATAATGAATTAGCCGTCACTCATGAATACTTTTTTCGTCTTCTGATATTCCTGCCACTCGACTGGGTGTGCCTTTTTTCGATGGGAATACAAATTGGCCGATGATTTGAACTCCTTTGCACAATGGGCACATGAGTAAAGCTGTTGACCGGTATGTGTGGCCATGTGTTCCTGCGGAAGAAGAGTGAAGAGTGTAATAACATACACGCATTCAGACGATTTTCCACTACCTTCAGAGCTAACGCTCGTTTGAATGACTTTTCACACAGGGTACACCGGTGAATTCGCTCCATTGTATGTTGATCCTGAATGTGCTTCTTCAGTGCATGCGAATTCGGggatcgcttgccacacatATCGCACACGAAAACACGAGTTTCTTCCTGGTGCCGGATCATATGCTTTCTCATCGAATGCTCATTCTTCAGCCATTTACCACAGGTGGAGCATTGGATTCGCTTTGTGTTGAAATGCTCCGCCCTATGTATCTGGAAGGCACCTCTAGTCTTCAATACCTTCGAACAGATTTCACACATGACTTCATTCGCCCGTTCGTGGATGTTTTTAAAGTGGTTTGCCAATGCTCCCCGGGTAGAGAATTGCTTGTCACAATTCTGACATGGAAAATCCTTTTGATTCTTATGTCCTAACATGTGTGTATTGAGCTGATACTGTTTGGCAAACCTTTTTGAGCACAGATTACATGAGAAACTCCTCTGTTCGTTTGGCAGATGTAACAACAAACGATGGTTGAGTAAACTGCGTTTAGAGCAAAAGTTTCTTTTACACTCTGAACAATGAAACGTAGATGGGTTCATATGAACACGTATGTGTTCTCGTAGCCGAGTTGGGTCGTCAAATCGTAGATCACAACACATCACAAAGCCCCGTTGATTATGAACAGAGCTGTAGTGTTTCTTAAGCTGTTTGAATGTTACGAAACTTTCCGAACAATACTTACAATCCAGTTGACAAAATAGCAGAATATCTTGATCATTCACCATAACATTGTGCCCCACGTTTTGGTTTCCGGTTTTTGGTTCCTCAGATTGTTCTTTCTCCAAGCCAGATGGAAGGTTTAGTTTTTCTTCTAGTTCGATGTCACCAACGTGTTCATTCCCCATTTCATTGTTAACTACTTCCGTTTTAATAATCGCATTCTTAAACTCATTATCATCGTCAGGAATCTCTGCACTCGTTTCAAGTTTCTCTACAAGAAACAGTTTATATGTTGAGCTTTCCTGTTTGCACAGCTGTTCAACTTGGCAGTAGAATAAGTGGAATTCAGACAGCTTATTCCAACAAACACTACAAATTTCAAAGCCTACGAGCTGTTCTGgctgcaaacaaaaaaaaatcgtgtttcTATGGTACGTATAATTCGATAATCGTTAAAACTACCGTAAACCATAAATGTTTGGTTACAATATCTTGGATTCGATGCGCATCGAACTCCTTCGAATAACTGTCCACCGATCTGATATCCGGCGGGTCCTCTCGGAAACAGAAATTACATATCTTTACTGTGTTCATCActtttaatattattaacaggATTCATAGAAGAAGAATTACTGcgttgtttacatttttttatgtttctatgaACCCGTTCGTAAACAATATTCAATCAATGGTCGATTTAtatcaaagtacgtagaataagaaggtagtctactccctgctttgttcaagtagtggtaggcaaagaaaaaaagcaaaaaatagttattaaccatagatcgaatccatataaattcaaacattttttaattttttaaattgtaacaCAAGAACTGTCTCGAAATATGTTTCGAAATAATGAAATAGTAGTCTActtaatcattttaaaattgaaaacagtaaaattatcgcacctgtactataaaaataatgcaaacccgataaacaaatgtgtggaaaggttatatcgaagcagtgtcgttctCGTTCCCGATCCAAGGAACGAATGCATGGGATAActgaaaacatctccgattagtttatctcattcgaaattattctgttccggcatcgcgggacgtggtatttcaacattttgctgaagtaaacaaaaactatACAGTATGAAATCGATAGAAATTCACATAAAACGTTACTTGcagtgaaaaacaattacactaTCGTGTTTACCGTCGACTCGACCGGCGATTTTGCCACTTTTCATGATGTTTAGGacttttaaaatcgagaaatattgaaaaaacttcagaacttcgaacaaattgaggattttttattacttacttc
The Toxorhynchites rutilus septentrionalis strain SRP chromosome 2, ASM2978413v1, whole genome shotgun sequence genome window above contains:
- the LOC129765745 gene encoding transcription factor grauzone-like, coding for MNTVKICNFCFREDPPDIRSVDSYSKEFDAHRIQDIVTKHLWFTPEQLVGFEICSVCWNKLSEFHLFYCQVEQLCKQESSTYKLFLVEKLETSAEIPDDDNEFKNAIIKTEVVNNEMGNEHVGDIELEEKLNLPSGLEKEQSEEPKTGNQNVGHNVMVNDQDILLFCQLDCKYCSESFVTFKQLKKHYSSVHNQRGFVMCCDLRFDDPTRLREHIRVHMNPSTFHCSECKRNFCSKRSLLNHRLLLHLPNEQRSFSCNLCSKRFAKQYQLNTHMLGHKNQKDFPCQNCDKQFSTRGALANHFKNIHERANEVMCEICSKVLKTRGAFQIHRAEHFNTKRIQCSTCGKWLKNEHSMRKHMIRHQEETRVFVCDMCGKRSPNSHALKKHIQDQHTMERIHRCTLCEKSFKRALALKEHMATHTGQQLYSCAHCAKEFKSSANLYSHRKKAHPVEWQEYQKTKKVFMSDG